In a single window of the Candidatus Kryptoniota bacterium genome:
- a CDS encoding T9SS type A sorting domain-containing protein, whose protein sequence is MYKFDFSPLVAELCLGRTIGFFVLVAAILLLLPLQIPAQWSSNPNVNNAICTASGNQSSPQIVSDGSGGAIITWQDARTDAGDIYAQRIISSGTVQWAANGVAVCSAAGEQYNPTIVSDGSGGAIITWQDARTDAGDIYAQRINSSGAVQWTANGVAICTATNTQQSPTIVSDGSGGAIMTWKDARTDAGDIYAQRINSSGSVQWTANGVPICDTTGEQALPIIASDGSGGAIITWMDFRSVSNFHIYVQRINSSGGVQWTANGLAICTATGDQYNPTIVSDDSGGAIITWYDYRSGNWDIYAQRINSIATVQWTANGVAICTATNSQANPTIVGDGSGGAVITWNDYRSGSNWDIYAQRINSSGAVQWTANGVAICTATNTQQYPTMASDGSGGAIITWYDYRSGNWDIYAQRINSIATVQWTANGVAVCTASGTQQSPTIVSDGSGGAIITWMDSRSGNWDIYAQLVNPFGYLVTLPFSIGSISDIPNDQGGKVRISWTRLVYDSLGSPVQIVSYGVWRRIPTSQSGLSKRGTPVPLNDTLGVLYDFVTSVPAVQSPKYNVVVPTLEDSSYDRTHWTRFVLTVHTNVPTIFEISNEDSGYSVDNIAPDPPSWVSGSVVSGQVDLRWKKNTEPDLWKYYVYRSSSPITHCDKSTYLLDVSDTAFTDTNPLKTSMSYYVVCAEDIHGNPSNPSNQVSFTPSDFSLAVTLTSFTAEAADYGVSLKWKTGSEVDNAGFTVLRQGENETSFKEISSYKTNSALRGLGTSTQGQSYTFTDNTVMTTGKYTYQLESVTISGRVDKYMEVTVDVSMPKDFTLCQNYPNPFNPTTTIGYALPTARHVKIEVTNTVGQVVGVLVDEDESAGYKTTVFDGSNRSSGVYFYMIQAGSFTQVKKMLLVK, encoded by the coding sequence TTCTGGTAGCTGCAATTTTGCTGCTACTTCCTCTTCAGATTCCCGCGCAATGGTCGTCGAACCCAAACGTCAACAATGCCATATGTACTGCTTCGGGTAATCAGTCAAGTCCTCAGATAGTGAGCGACGGTTCAGGCGGAGCGATAATAACGTGGCAGGATGCGCGAACGGATGCTGGTGACATCTATGCACAGAGGATAATTTCTTCCGGGACGGTTCAGTGGGCAGCCAACGGGGTTGCCGTATGTAGCGCGGCTGGCGAGCAGTATAATCCTACTATAGTGAGCGACGGTTCAGGCGGAGCGATAATAACGTGGCAGGATGCGCGAACGGATGCTGGTGACATCTATGCACAGAGGATAAATTCTTCCGGGGCGGTTCAGTGGACAGCCAACGGGGTTGCTATATGCACCGCGACGAATACTCAGCAGAGTCCCACGATAGTGAGCGACGGTTCAGGCGGGGCTATAATGACGTGGAAGGATGCGCGAACGGATGCTGGTGACATTTATGCACAGAGGATAAATTCTTCTGGGTCAGTTCAATGGACAGCCAACGGAGTTCCCATCTGTGATACGACAGGCGAGCAAGCGCTCCCCATTATAGCGAGCGACGGTTCAGGCGGAGCGATAATAACGTGGATGGACTTTCGAAGTGTCAGCAACTTTCACATCTATGTGCAGAGGATAAATTCATCGGGGGGAGTCCAATGGACAGCCAACGGGCTTGCCATTTGTACCGCGACTGGTGACCAATATAATCCCACCATAGTGAGCGACGATTCAGGTGGGGCGATAATAACGTGGTACGACTACCGAAGCGGCAACTGGGACATCTATGCGCAGAGGATAAATTCTATTGCGACTGTTCAGTGGACAGCCAACGGTGTTGCCATATGTACGGCGACGAATTCTCAAGCAAATCCTACTATAGTGGGCGACGGTTCAGGCGGAGCAGTAATAACGTGGAACGACTACCGAAGCGGCAGCAACTGGGACATCTATGCGCAGAGGATAAATTCTTCTGGGGCTGTGCAGTGGACAGCCAACGGGGTTGCCATTTGTACCGCGACGAATACTCAGCAGTATCCCACTATGGCGAGCGACGGTTCAGGCGGAGCGATAATAACGTGGTATGACTATCGAAGCGGCAACTGGGACATCTATGCGCAGAGGATAAATTCTATTGCGACTGTTCAGTGGACAGCCAACGGGGTTGCCGTGTGTACCGCGTCCGGTACTCAGCAGAGTCCCACGATAGTGAGCGACGGTTCAGGCGGAGCGATAATAACGTGGATGGACTCCCGAAGCGGCAACTGGGACATCTATGCGCAATTGGTGAATCCATTCGGCTACTTGGTAACTTTGCCATTTTCGATCGGGAGTATCAGCGACATTCCAAATGATCAAGGCGGAAAAGTTCGTATTAGTTGGACCCGGTTGGTATATGATTCTCTTGGCTCTCCCGTTCAAATTGTAAGCTATGGAGTTTGGCGCAGGATTCCCACCTCACAGAGCGGCCTCAGCAAGAGGGGGACACCAGTTCCTTTGAACGATACCCTGGGGGTTTTGTACGATTTCGTGACAAGCGTACCGGCGGTTCAGTCGCCCAAGTACAACGTCGTTGTACCAACATTGGAAGACTCGTCATACGACCGCACACATTGGACTAGGTTCGTACTTACAGTGCATACAAATGTTCCCACTATTTTTGAAATCTCAAATGAAGACAGCGGCTACTCGGTGGACAACATAGCCCCTGATCCACCTTCGTGGGTGTCGGGATCCGTTGTGTCTGGCCAGGTGGACCTCAGATGGAAGAAGAACACCGAGCCTGATCTGTGGAAGTACTATGTGTACAGAAGCTCATCTCCCATTACCCACTGTGACAAGTCGACGTACCTTTTAGATGTGTCAGACACTGCATTTACCGATACAAACCCTCTTAAGACCAGTATGTCATACTATGTGGTTTGTGCAGAAGATATTCACGGCAATCCGAGTAATCCAAGTAACCAGGTATCATTCACCCCGAGCGACTTTTCACTTGCAGTAACACTGACCTCATTTACCGCGGAAGCGGCAGACTATGGTGTGTCACTCAAGTGGAAGACCGGATCTGAAGTGGATAATGCAGGGTTCACTGTATTAAGGCAGGGTGAAAACGAGACATCATTCAAGGAGATATCGAGCTATAAGACTAATTCCGCATTGAGGGGACTCGGTACAAGTACACAGGGACAATCGTACACGTTCACGGACAATACCGTCATGACGACTGGCAAATACACTTATCAGCTTGAGAGCGTGACAATAAGTGGGAGAGTGGACAAGTACATGGAGGTAACAGTAGACGTATCAATGCCGAAGGACTTCACACTATGCCAGAACTATCCCAATCCGTTCAATCCCACGACGACGATAGGGTATGCATTACCTACAGCTCGGCATGTGAAGATCGAAGTGACAAATACAGTTGGACAGGTAGTAGGTGTGCTTGTGGATGAGGACGAGTCGGCGGGATACAAGACAACTGTATTTGACGGTTCAAATCGCTCGAGTGGAGTGTACTTCTACATGATACAGGCAGGGAGCTTCACACAGGTGAAGAAGATGCTGCTTGTGAAGTAA
- a CDS encoding GIY-YIG nuclease family protein: protein MDRRLDEHNSGISHSTKHGRNWRIVYSEQFETRREGMKREKYLKTNAGRRFLSRLIAGWSLSLEHGRSSPSGS, encoded by the coding sequence TTGGATCGGAGGCTCGACGAGCATAATTCGGGGATAAGCCATTCAACGAAGCACGGGAGAAACTGGAGAATTGTCTACTCTGAGCAGTTCGAGACAAGAAGGGAAGGGATGAAGAGGGAAAAGTACTTAAAGACCAACGCCGGGAGAAGATTCTTGTCGAGGTTGATCGCGGGGTGGAGTCTGTCCTTGGAACATGGACGGAGTAGCCCGTCGGGCTCATAA
- a CDS encoding T9SS type A sorting domain-containing protein: MKTWKGLLPVILGLLLMNSAYSQFVQQGSKLVGTGAVGSAYQGQSVSLSADGNTAIVCGYYDNSGAGAAWVYTRSGGGWSQQGSKLVGTGAVGSAFQGYSVALSADGNTAIVGGCYDSSFAGAVWVFTRSGSTWTQQGNKLVGTGAVGNAFQGYSVALSADGNTALAGGYWDNSDAGAAWVFTRSGSTWTQQGSKLVGTGAVGNALQGYSVALSADGNTAIVGGYWDNSNAGASWVFTRSGSTWTQQGSKLVGAGAVGKSDQGYSVALSADGNTAVIGGPYDNSNTGAAWVFTRSGSTWTQQGNKLLGTGAVGSAQQGISVSLSTDGNTAVIGGPYDNSNTGAAWVFTRSGSTWTQQGNKLLGTGAVGVANQGYSVALSADGNTAVVGGCYDNSSAGAAWVYTGPRPTIAHVADVPSDQGGKVLVMWLRSGYDVFPQEVLTSYGVYRGAKASALPKVTDLHSFPMITHDRITGEPIYWEHYADVTPQWLDAYSLPVETLSDSTAYGNPEYYFMVTVTDSSPMAFWESPPDSGYSVDNLPPDPPASFSGSVVSGQVDLRWKKNSEPDMWKYEVYRSSSPITHCDESMFLSDVSDTAFTDPNPMKSCMSYYVVCAEDIHGNSSNVSSQIHFIPQDFGLAVALTSFTVEPGDYGVSLKWKTGSEVNNSGFIVLRESENETSFKEISSYKTNSALRGLGTSTLGQSYTFTDNTVMTTGKYTYQLESVTISGRVDKYMEVTVDVSMPKDFTLCQNYPNPFNPTTTIRYTLPTAQHVKIEVTNAVGQVVAVLVDEDESAGYKSTVFESSNHSSGVYFYRIQAGSFTSVKKMLLMK, from the coding sequence ATGAAGACTTGGAAAGGATTATTACCCGTCATTCTCGGCTTGCTTCTGATGAACAGCGCATACTCTCAATTCGTGCAGCAAGGCAGCAAGCTCGTCGGCACAGGAGCTGTCGGTTCCGCATATCAAGGCCAGTCTGTTTCTCTTTCTGCTGATGGTAATACGGCAATCGTCTGTGGATATTACGACAACAGTGGTGCAGGAGCAGCGTGGGTGTATACGCGATCTGGCGGAGGATGGAGTCAGCAAGGGAGCAAGCTCGTCGGCACAGGAGCGGTCGGAAGCGCGTTCCAGGGCTACTCCGTCGCTCTCTCCGCCGATGGAAACACGGCAATTGTGGGTGGGTGCTATGACAGCAGCTTCGCGGGAGCAGTTTGGGTATTCACTCGTTCCGGCAGCACATGGACGCAACAGGGGAATAAGCTTGTAGGTACAGGAGCGGTCGGAAACGCGTTCCAGGGCTACTCCGTCGCTCTCTCCGCCGATGGAAACACGGCACTTGCGGGTGGGTACTGGGACAACAGCGACGCGGGAGCAGCTTGGGTATTCACGCGTTCCGGCAGCACATGGACACAACAGGGGAGTAAGCTTGTAGGCACAGGAGCGGTAGGAAACGCGCTCCAGGGCTACTCCGTCGCTCTCTCCGCCGATGGAAACACGGCAATTGTGGGTGGGTACTGGGACAACAGCAACGCGGGAGCCTCTTGGGTATTCACGCGTTCGGGGAGCACATGGACACAACAGGGGAGTAAGCTTGTCGGCGCAGGAGCGGTCGGAAAATCAGACCAAGGCTACTCCGTCGCTCTCTCCGCCGATGGAAACACGGCAGTTATCGGTGGACCTTACGACAACAGTAACACGGGAGCCGCTTGGGTATTCACCCGTTCCGGCAGCACATGGACACAACAGGGGAATAAGCTTCTCGGTACAGGAGCGGTCGGAAGTGCACAGCAGGGCATCTCCGTCTCCCTTTCTACCGATGGTAACACGGCAGTTATCGGTGGACCTTACGACAACAGTAACACGGGAGCCGCATGGGTGTTCACTCGTTCCGGCAGCACATGGACACAGCAGGGGAATAAGCTTCTCGGTACAGGAGCGGTCGGAGTTGCAAACCAAGGCTACTCCGTCGCTCTCTCCGCCGATGGAAACACGGCAGTTGTGGGAGGGTGCTATGACAACAGCAGCGCAGGAGCCGCTTGGGTATATACAGGCCCCCGCCCGACTATCGCACATGTAGCAGATGTTCCCTCCGATCAAGGTGGCAAAGTCCTCGTCATGTGGCTCCGCTCAGGCTATGACGTGTTCCCCCAGGAGGTGCTCACCTCATATGGAGTCTACCGGGGTGCAAAGGCTTCTGCGCTACCGAAGGTGACTGACCTTCACAGCTTCCCGATGATCACGCATGACCGGATAACCGGTGAACCGATCTATTGGGAGCACTATGCTGATGTCACTCCGCAGTGGCTCGATGCATATTCTTTGCCTGTGGAGACGTTGTCGGATTCGACCGCGTACGGGAACCCCGAATATTATTTCATGGTTACGGTGACTGATTCAAGTCCGATGGCATTCTGGGAGTCGCCACCGGATAGCGGCTACTCCGTGGACAACTTACCTCCTGATCCACCTGCAAGCTTCTCAGGATCTGTAGTCTCAGGTCAGGTTGATCTCAGATGGAAAAAGAACAGTGAACCTGATATGTGGAAGTACGAGGTGTACCGAAGCTCATCTCCCATTACTCACTGTGACGAGTCAATGTTCCTCTCTGATGTCTCAGACACTGCATTTACCGATCCAAACCCAATGAAGAGTTGTATGTCATACTATGTGGTATGTGCAGAAGACATACACGGCAACTCAAGTAATGTGAGTAGTCAAATCCATTTTATTCCTCAAGATTTCGGACTTGCAGTGGCCCTTACATCCTTCACAGTAGAACCGGGGGATTACGGTGTGTCGCTGAAGTGGAAGACCGGATCTGAAGTCAATAATTCAGGGTTCATAGTATTAAGGGAAAGTGAAAATGAGACATCATTCAAGGAGATATCAAGTTACAAGACAAATTCCGCATTGAGGGGACTCGGTACAAGTACACTGGGACAATCGTACACGTTCACGGACAATACCGTCATGACGACTGGCAAATACACTTATCAGCTTGAGAGCGTGACAATAAGTGGGAGAGTAGACAAGTACATGGAGGTAACAGTAGACGTATCAATGCCGAAGGACTTCACACTATGCCAGAACTATCCCAATCCGTTCAATCCCACGACAACGATAAGGTATACACTACCTACAGCACAACATGTCAAAATTGAAGTGACGAATGCCGTTGGACAGGTAGTAGCTGTGCTTGTTGATGAGGATGAGTCGGCCGGATACAAGAGTACAGTATTTGAAAGTTCAAATCACTCGAGTGGAGTCTACTTCTACCGGATACAAGCGGGGAGTTTCACTTCAGTTAAGAAGATGCTCCTTATGAAATAG